A genomic window from Terriglobia bacterium includes:
- a CDS encoding type II toxin-antitoxin system RelE/ParE family toxin: MSACQFTPQAAEDLFDIWSYIAEDSADAAGRVEEAIYSACAFLAEIPLAGHARTDLTALPLRFWLVQPYRSYWIVYDPETKPLQIIRILHGARNIPSLLK; encoded by the coding sequence ATGAGCGCCTGCCAATTCACCCCCCAAGCTGCAGAAGATCTATTCGACATTTGGAGTTACATCGCCGAAGATTCCGCTGACGCAGCCGGCCGCGTTGAAGAGGCGATTTATTCCGCCTGCGCGTTTCTGGCCGAGATTCCGCTGGCTGGTCATGCGCGCACGGACTTGACCGCTTTGCCCTTGCGCTTCTGGCTGGTGCAGCCCTACCGGAGTTACTGGATCGTGTACGACCCAGAGACAAAGCCGCTGCAAATCATCCGGATTCTTCACGGGGCCCGAAACATTCCTTCCCTTTTGAAATAG
- a CDS encoding type II toxin-antitoxin system ParD family antitoxin, translating to MKIHLRPELEELIKQDVQRGPYQSVDEFVEHAVSLLHEQETWLAEHRTEIAAKIEQGYAAAQRGELLDSDQVRATLEKRKRAWLAEKRQA from the coding sequence ATGAAGATTCATCTGCGGCCGGAGCTGGAAGAACTGATCAAGCAGGACGTGCAGCGCGGGCCGTACCAATCCGTGGATGAATTCGTGGAGCACGCCGTTTCCCTGCTCCACGAGCAAGAAACCTGGCTGGCCGAGCATAGAACGGAGATCGCGGCAAAAATCGAGCAAGGCTATGCCGCCGCGCAGCGCGGGGAGTTGCTCGATTCCGACCAGGTTCGAGCCACACTGGAGAAGAGGAAACGCGCCTGGCTCGCTGAAAAGCGCCAGGCATGA